One segment of Oreochromis niloticus isolate F11D_XX linkage group LG8, O_niloticus_UMD_NMBU, whole genome shotgun sequence DNA contains the following:
- the LOC109203139 gene encoding uncharacterized protein LOC109203139, which translates to MSALFVFGTGSYSACSAFRLKNGGMFCPSYGKKLVEESPNFCSGCGERLYHASCIGDTSLPLTSQTTSNCPTPTFSTFLEYRKKKNEERQKFSEGRKGLKKKEKRKVQINVGLMTIKKGGLKPYRGKTIFLTTDPDATATSLLNQAVKKMKDFNKDLKDGPFLLLYPDGTEVITVPGTQRPYTLEAYKAEVGKPYQRITVFICLKSDFEDGKLLMFVWILTHIPLVSTTANFEIVK; encoded by the exons atgTCCGCGCTGTTCGTCTTTGGAACCGGAAGTTACTCTGCCTGTAGCGCATTTCGTTTGAAGAACGGCGGAATGTTTTGTCCTAGCTACGGGAAAAAGCTGGTTGAGGAGTCACCAAACTTTTGCAGCGGCTGTGGCGAGAGGCTTTATCACGCATCTTGCATCGGAGACACTTCACTCCCATTGA CATCACAGACTACCTCAAACTGCCCGACTCCAACCTTCAGCACCTTCTTAgaatacagaaaaaagaaaaatgaagagaGGCAAAAGTTTTCTGAAGGGAGGAAGGgcttaaagaaaaaggaaaaaagaaaggttcAG ATAAATGTCGGCTTGATGACCATTAAAAAGGGTGGTTTGAAGCCATACCGTGGAAAAACTATTTTCCTAACAACAGACCCTGACGCTACTGCCACAAGTCTGCTCAATCaagctgttaaaaaaatgaaggactTTAACAAAGATCTAAAAGATGGACCTTTCCTTCTTCTGTATCCGGATGGCACTGAGGTCATTACTGTCCCTGGAACACAAAGACCATATACACTTGAGGCTTATAAGGCTGAAGTTGGCAAGCCTTATCAAAGAATCACTGTTTTCATCTGCTTGAAGAGTGACTTTGAAGATGGTAagctgctaatgtttgtttggaTTTTGACACACATTCCCTTAGTTTCAACAACTGCTAATTTTGAAATTGTGAAATGA